The Desulfovibrio sp. G11 region TGCCGTGCTTACCTTGCCCGTGATCATCGGCACGGCCGAGGAAGCCCTGCGCAACGTGCCGGATACCTACCGCGAAGCCTCGCTGGCCCTGGGGGCCACCAAATCGCAGACCATCAGCCGCGTAGTGCTGCCCTGCGCCCTGCCCGGCATGCTTACAGGGGCCATCCTTGGCGTGGCGCGCGCCGCCGGCGAAACAGCGGCCATCATGTTTACGGCGGCTGTTTTTTATACGCCCAAGACTCCGGACTCCATCTTCAGTTCCGTCATGGCCCTGCCCTATCACATGTATGTGCTGGCAACCGCCGGAACGGAAATAGAAAAAACCCGCCCCCTGCAATACGGGACCGGGCTTGTACTGCTGCTTCTGGTACTGGGCATGAACCTGGTGGCCATACTGCTGCGTGATCACTTGCAGCGCAAACGCTGATTTTTCCCTGCTTTTGGCTCTTCCTGCCGCCTTTCCGGCGCTCCCTCCTGACTCCGCCGTCCGTCACCAGTGTGGCGGGCGGCGTTTTTCACATCGGCAGGCAAGCCGTGCAGCGCGTTTGAGGCGTGCCGGACTGGCAGACTGACGTTTTGCAGCACAGAAGGACAGCGTAGGCACAGGCCAGATCTGCTTCTTGCACAGGCAACAACAGTTGCAGCCTTAAATGCTCCCATTGCTTTCGCCGGAACCGTAGGCGGCGGGCAGCAGGCGGACCACAAAAAATATCTGTCAGGCGCGGTACGCCTCCGAAGTGCCTCCGTCCTCCTTGATCCACTCCCGGGCATTCCGTTGCCGGTGGCAAGCCTGACGACAGAAGTTCGCCGCAAGGGCATACGAGAGGACTGTATACCTGCTGCCAATCGCCGAGGTAACCACCGAACAGCTTTGAAAATGCAAGGCTTTCAAGCTCAGGTGCGGCCTATCCGTACAGAAAAGAGCCGCTTCCCCTGCATGCGCCTGCGGTTCCCACGCAAAAGGGGGAGCCGAAGCTCCCCCTTGAAGTCGATGCTTGCCTTGCGGCAGGCCGTGCAGCTTAGAAGCTGTACGCGAAGACCACCTGGGCCTTCCACATATCCTGCTTGTCAAAGCTGCCGCCGTTGTTGGCCTTCTTCCAGGTGCTGTTGTCCATAAAGTTGGCAACGTAGTCCAGCTCAAGATTCATTTCGAGGTTTTCGTAAATCTGGTAGCTGTTCACGAGGTTGAATTCCAGCATGCCGTCGTTGGTGGTCAGGTAAGGGCCGGTGTTGTTACCCCAGCCATCGGACCAGGCGTAGGCGCTGTCCATGTATTTGGCCATGGTCGGGCTGTTGGTGCCGCCCCAGTAAGCCACGCGGAAGGTGTGCGACAGGTCTTCGATGAAGCTCATGTCGCGGATCTGCGCGCCGATACCCCAGGTGCCGTCATAGGTCAGGGAGTAGTCCTGACGGATCCAGCCCATGTTGCCGTCACCGATAAAGGAGGTGAAGTTGCCGGAAGCGGCCACGGAAGGCATGCGCTCGGAACCGTTCTTGGGATTGCTGTCGTCGCCGGAAGCATACCAGCCGAAGATGCCGGGTACGCCCCAATCCAGCTTGTATTCCACCAGGGCCTTGGCAAGCCAGCCCTGACGCTCGGTGCTGGCACGCTTGTCTCCGCCACCGTTCTTCACGGCGTCAAAGCGACCCATGCCCTGCATGTAGCCGTAGTTGATGTCAAGCTCAATGTTCAGCGGATCAAACATGGTCACGGCAATGGGCAGGCCTGCCCAGAAAGCGTTGCCGTAGTCGTTGCCGGTGCTGCCGATCTTGTCAGCGCCGGTCATGCCCGGATAGGGGCGCAGGGAGTAGTGCAGGTTACCGTCAGCAGTGCCGACGCCGTCATACGCGCTGTTGTCCTTATTCCAGGCACCATTCAGAGCGTTTTTGCCCACCATGCCGTACATGGCCCAAGGGGTCACGTTCACGCCGTCAAAGGTCAGGGGCACCATCAGGCTGAACAGATCCATATTGTCCAGGTAGTTGTTCTGCTTGGAGTTCGTGCCGTCAACATAGTTGTCGTTCAGCGGGCGCGCCCACAGGGCGGTCAGGCCGACGTTTTCGTTGAACTTGTAGTTGACGGTGATGCCGGCAGCGTCGGCATCAAGCACAGCGGAGCCGCCGGCCACGTTGGGCAGGGCCACGCCCTGGATACCCATACGCACCTTGGCGTCGGTATCGGGCACGATCCAGTCGAGGTACGCGCGCTTCAGCTTGATCTGGTTGGTGCCGTCAGCACCGAGGGCAGCGCCGTTGCTGGCCTTGCCCCACTGGGCGGTGCCGATTTCAAAGTACACGGTGCCGGACAGGGCTTCGGAAGCCACGGCATCCAACTGCAGGCGCAGGCGCTGGGCGGCCTGGAAATCGTCGTCGCTGTTGAACTTGCTGCTCTTGCCGGTGGCGCCGTCACGATAGTTCTTGATGGGGTTGGCATCGCCCACGCCGAAGCCCATGAGCCACTGGCCCTTGGCCTTGAAGTCAATGGCGCTGGCGCCGGTGGCCGCGCCCAAAAGCAGGCCGGCGGCCAGCACGAGTGTACAGATACGTTTCATAGCCCTTCCTCTCTTTAAAAAAACATCCCAAAAAAAAATTACAGCAACCTACGTTTAGGTTGAAATTCTTTCTACACGGATTCAGTTTCGGTGGCAAGAATTTTCGTCAAAAAATTTTAACCGCCTGTAAAAAACTCGCTGCGGCGCGTGATCGCGCCGCCTCAAAAGGCATGGAAAACGGCATCCGCTCTCGCGAATGCCGTTTTCCATGCCTGATTCTTCCGGCCCGCTCCCCCAAAAATCCGGGAGCGGTTCAAACAATTGTGTTACAAAAAGTCGGGATCAGCGGCGGCCTTGCCTTCGGCCAGCATGATGCGCACATAATGCAGGCTGTGCTCATCCACAGGGATGATGGGAAAACCCTGACCACAACCCGGACAACGCACCATGCGCGGCTCTGTGGGGCTGGCCTGGGGGACATGCTTGCCGCAGCCCGGACACTGGTAAAAGAAAAGGATTTCCATGCCATCCGGGGCCACAGGCTCTATGGGCCGTTTACGTTCAGCCACGGGCGTTCTCCTTTCTGTCCGGCTTTGTCCCGTCTTCGCGGGCCAGATTTTGCCCCGTCATGAGGGGAGAGGGGGCAAGCCCCCACAATGCCAGAAGCGTGGGCGCCACATCGGCCAGCCTGCCATCGGCCAAGGCTTTGACCTTGCCGCCCGGCTCAAGCAGGATGCAAGGCACAGGATTGGTTGTATGCGCCGTTTGCGGCTGCCCCTCGGGCGTGAGCATGACCTCACAGTTGCCGTGATCGGCAATGATGAGCATACGCCCCCCGCGGGCTTCAACAGCTTCAACCATACGCCCCACGCACCGGTCCACCACCTCGCAGGCTGCAACGGCGGCCTCAAGAACCCCTGTGTGTCCAACCATGTCGCCGTTGGCAAGATTGCAGACCACAAGATCGTACTGGCCGGAATTCCAGGCCTTGATAAACTCGTCCGTCACCAGGGGGGCGCTCATGGCAGGCTTGAGGTCATAGGTCGCCACGTCGCGGGGCGAAGGCACAAGAATGCGGTCTTCGCCCGTAAAAGGCTCTTCCACGCCGCCATTGAAGAAATAGGTCACGTGGGCGTATTTTTCCGTTTCCGCCAGCCGCAGCTGGCGCATGCCCTGACGCGACACCACCTGCCCCAGCCCCTGATCCACCGCCTCTTTGGGAAAGGCCACTGGCAGATTGAAGCTGGCCTCGTAAGAGGTCATGGAGGCCAGGGCCGACAGCACGGGCATTTTGCCCCTGTCAAAGCCCTCAAAAC contains the following coding sequences:
- the pstA gene encoding phosphate ABC transporter permease PstA; this translates as MFIFLRGVAACNVLALVAVCGFLLYHGLPALSWEFISQSPRSMMTEGGILPCIIGTAILSLGALLLAFPLGVASAVYLHEYAKRNAFARYVRLGVNNLAGVPSVVFGLFGLSFFVTFCGLGVSILSGVLTLAVLTLPVIIGTAEEALRNVPDTYREASLALGATKSQTISRVVLPCALPGMLTGAILGVARAAGETAAIMFTAAVFYTPKTPDSIFSSVMALPYHMYVLATAGTEIEKTRPLQYGTGLVLLLLVLGMNLVAILLRDHLQRKR
- a CDS encoding outer membrane homotrimeric porin; this translates as MKRICTLVLAAGLLLGAATGASAIDFKAKGQWLMGFGVGDANPIKNYRDGATGKSSKFNSDDDFQAAQRLRLQLDAVASEALSGTVYFEIGTAQWGKASNGAALGADGTNQIKLKRAYLDWIVPDTDAKVRMGIQGVALPNVAGGSAVLDADAAGITVNYKFNENVGLTALWARPLNDNYVDGTNSKQNNYLDNMDLFSLMVPLTFDGVNVTPWAMYGMVGKNALNGAWNKDNSAYDGVGTADGNLHYSLRPYPGMTGADKIGSTGNDYGNAFWAGLPIAVTMFDPLNIELDINYGYMQGMGRFDAVKNGGGDKRASTERQGWLAKALVEYKLDWGVPGIFGWYASGDDSNPKNGSERMPSVAASGNFTSFIGDGNMGWIRQDYSLTYDGTWGIGAQIRDMSFIEDLSHTFRVAYWGGTNSPTMAKYMDSAYAWSDGWGNNTGPYLTTNDGMLEFNLVNSYQIYENLEMNLELDYVANFMDNSTWKKANNGGSFDKQDMWKAQVVFAYSF